The Bdellovibrio sp. ZAP7 DNA segment GTGTTGAGCCTTTGGTCTTGATTTGTCCACCCGCGTTGAGACTAAGCTATCAAAGTCATTGCATTAAAATTCGTTAACATCGTTATAAGGACTAAGCGACTGTGAGCAAAATTACCAAAAGTAGTACAGCTGAATATTTTGCTAAAAACCTCCAGCAAGTCGGGTTCTCGTCTCCTTTAAAAGCCGTTTTGACGACTTTGAAAGAAGCCGTAGACAACTCGTTGGATGCCTGTGAATCATCCGGCATTTTGCCTGATTTGTTAGTAGAAATTTCGAAAGTTGGATCTGGTTCAACTAAAAATACTGATTTAATTCGCATCGTTGTCGAAGACAACGGTCCCGGAATCGAAGGCGAAGATCTTGCCAAGGTGTACGGGGAATATCTTGCATCTTCTAAGTTCGGCCGCGGTCAATGTTCTCGCGGTCAACAAGGTATCGGTATTTCTGCTGCCACGACATGGGCGCAGATGACAAATGCTCGGGGTGTGAGCGTTGTTTCTAAAACTAAAAAAATGCGTAAAGCGATATCGGCTCAGGTGGATGTCGACATCAAGTCCAATACGGGTCTTGTGAAAAACAAAGAATCGATGGATTGGGATCGCGAACACGGTACACGTGTTGAATTCATCCTTGATGGACGTATTCAATTGAACGGTGATGGTGGTATTTTGACTTATATCGAGGGCACAATTCTTGTGAATCCTCATATGACAATCACATATAAACTAAACGATGCCGACTTCGTTACTGTGACTCGTGTAAGCAATGAAGTTCCTAAAGTTCCAGAGGCTTCTTTGCCACATCCGCACACGTTTAAACTGGGTGAGTTTATCACTCATTCTACGTTGTTCGGTAAAACGACTTTGTCTAAGTTCTTGAAGACCGGTTTCTCTCGTATTTCTGATCAATCGATCTCTGATTTCGTGAAAAAAGGTCTTCCGAAAAACCTTCTTGAAAAGCCTTTGACAGTATTGTCTGAAGAGGACTTCAAGAAAGTATTCCAAGCTGTTCAAAACACAGATTTGATGGCTCCTTCCACTAAGTCAGTTTTGACTGTAGGTGAAGAAGCACTTTCTAAATCTATCACTCGTTTGGGTGAGATCGACTTCTTTGCAGTTGTGACTCGTAAACCGACTATTTGTGACTTTAAACCCGTGGTTGTCGAAGTCGCATTGGCCCGTTTCAAAGATCGCAATCAACAAAACGATTCTCCGGTAACACTTCTTCGCTTCGCCAACCGTGTACCACTTCAGTTCGATAAATCGGGCTGTGCGATCACGTGGGCGATTGAATCTGTGAACTGGAAAACTTATGGCTTGGGTCAACCTAAAGACTCTTTGCCACTAGGTCCTTACATCTTTGCGATTTCTATCGTATCTCCGTTTATCAAATTTAAAAATGCCTCGAAGGAAACTATCGATGCATCTGAAGAGTTGGTGGCAGAGATTCGCTTGGCGTTGATCCAAGCAGGTCAAAAACTTTCTCGTCACATCAAAAAAGAAGTGAAGGAAGCTGACCTGGAAAGAAAATTGGCTCACATCGAGCAATTCGGTCCGATCCTGGTTGAAGGGTTGGCACGAATCATCAATGCGCCAGAGTCTCGTAAGAAAAAAGCTGAAGAAGGTTTGAAAAAACTTTTGGGCCGCGATTCTGAAGAGGCGATTGCAGATCTTGAAGCAGCAGAATCCAAACTTTTGGCGCAAAAACAGCGCGAAAAGAAAAAAGGCATCGATCATGGTGACGAAGAGGAAATCGATGTGATTTCCGCTGAAGACATCCATGAGGAAGCCGCTCAAGGCACTAAAAAATCTACGACGAAAAAAGCGGTTGGCACTCAAAAAGCCACGGCTACGACTAAGAAAACGACTGGGAAAAAAGCGTAATGGCAAAATTACTTAGCGTTCGCGAACTTAAAATTGATATTCCTAAGGAAGCCCGCATCTTGGCAGACAAGATGTTGAAGGACCTTGAGTCTTCAAAACGTCCTGTTTTGGAAGCGGTGAAGACTTCATTGGATAACTCTTTGTACAATGCCAAGGTGGGATACTTAACTCCGGGAGATAAAGTTGTCCGTACGGAATTGAATGTTTCGTCAGTACAAAAATTGGCTCGTGTGGTTTTTGTTTTGGAAATTCTTTTGGGCAATTTGGAAATTGGCTCTGTAAATACAAAACGTGAGCTTTATTACATGTGCAAAGGTTTGATCAAAGGAAACTCTCGTTTGAAACCGTTGGATTTCGATGATCAATCTGAATCAGATTCTATCATCGATTTTATCGGGGACATGCTGGAAGTTTATCGTGAGGAGCTGAACTGTTTCGCCAATGACCGTGGTGGACAAACTTACTCGCAACAATTGGTTGTAACTGAAACATTGAACGATGGCGATAAAGCAGTTGTCGATCTTTCGACTCTTGGGACTTCACCGTTTCAACCAAAAAATAAACCACAAGCTTTGAAATTGAAGGCGAAAAAGAAAATCGACTTCTGCTTGATCGTTGAATCTGAAGGTACTGCCAATACTTTGGTATCCATGGGTTTCACAAAACGTAACAACTGTATCGTCATGGGTGCCCAAGGGGTTCCATCGAACGGTGTTCGTGGTTGGTCAAAATTGATTCAAGACGAACTGGATGTTCCGATGTACTTCTTCGGAGATCTCGATGCGTACACAATGCAAAATATCTTCCGTACTTTGAAGGCGGGTTCTGCGGCATCTTTGATCCGTAACTCTCATTTCTCTGCACCGAATGTTAGATTCTTGGGCGTATTGCCTGAAGATGTGAAAAAGTATGATCTTCCTCACTACAAAGTGAAAGAGTCTGATCCAGCTGAAGCCCGCGCTTTGAAAAAAGCCAAAGATGCTTTGGAAAACGATCCGTTCTTTTTGGATAAAAAGAATAAATCACTGGCGGACATTTTGCGCTGGTTGATCAAGGAAAAGATTCGTTGCGAGCAACAATCGTTCTTCTCTGTCGATCCAAAAGATCCAATCAAGACAGAAAAACTGATCCTGGAAAAAATCAAAAGAGGATCTTACGTTTAGACCTCGTTACATTTAAAACAAATTCAGTCCTCGCTCTTTTTATTGGGCGGGGATTTTGTTTTTTCAGGGTTCGATGATTTCTTTTTTGTGTTAAGTTTTTCTGGGTTGGCTGCGGAACTCGCACGAAGCCAGCTAGGCTTCCCAGCGAATTCGAATGACGAAGTCTAACCTTCATGGAGAAGAGAGATGTTTCGTACCTTAATTGCTTGTCTAATGCTCGGTTCGCAGATTGCATGCGCTCATCAATCTCAAGATCTTGCCAAGACTCCACCGGTTCCCTATGAGGGTGAAATCTTGGACTTCTATTCGACGAAAAACCCTTACGGAGAGTTTTCTAATTTTGCGGAGTATCCGGTTTTTGTGGATGGGGAGTGGTGGAAGACTTCTGAGCATTATTACCAAGCACACAAGTATGAAAAACCAGAGTTGATCAAATGGGTCCAAGATGCAGAAACTCCAATGGAAGCGGCCAAGCGCGGTCGCGATGGAACTGTTCCTAAGCGCGCCGATTGGGATCAGCGCAAAGACGAGTTCATGGAGAAAGCCGTTCAGGATAAGTTCACTCGTCATGAGGAATTGAAAGTTCTTTTACTTTCCACGGGCGAAGCTCGACTTTATGAACACACCAAGAATGATTGTTATTGGGGTGACTGTGGCGATCGTACGGGTAAGAACAAACTGGGTCTTTTACTCGAGCGCATTCGCGAGGAATTAAAAATTCGCTAGAGTGATGCAGCATCACTACCCAATGTGTTCCCTTGGTCTAAAATATCAGGCGGAGGGACTATGAAACTTAAAATTTACTTTTTGCTGGGACTGTTTTTGATGTTGGGCGCTTGCGCTTCGAACCAGGAAAAGCAGGAATTGAAAAATCCGCTCGAGGTTTTGAACGGCAAAACCTACAACGCCCGTGAAGACTCTGAACTCGGTGGGGTGCCAGTCACTGGCACTAAAAATAAAGTCACACGCATCCATGGTGTGATTCTTCAAGGTGAGGGTGTGACTGCCACTCCCGTTAAGTTTATTTCCGTCAGATTGCTGGATGATGATGGTGTGACGATTGCCAATGCGACGTCTGATATCAAAGGCGCGTTCGTTCTTTCAGGTATTTTCTTTAACGGTCACTACGTTGTGGAAATCACTTCTAAGAAATTCAAAGGTGCCACTCGCGTATACGTAAATCGTTACGAGCAAGAGATCACTATTCAAGCAACGCCCGTTAAATAACTAACCGTGACGCGCTATTGCTACCAAAAGTGTGTCCGTACCATAAGATAGATCTATGAAGAACTGTGTTTATTTATTTTTGAGCCTTACAGTTGCGATGATCTTGGGATCTTGTGCTCACGAAGACGAGCAAAAGCCTCAGGATCTTGCGACCGATCATTTTGAAGTTTCCCAGCAAGGTGGAGACGACAAATTGGTGCGCTCTTCCGGCGTTAACGGCATCACGGAGCAGGTTGTATTGAACGGCATGCTTAAAGTCCGTGGCGTGAATCAAAAATATATGAACGGTGTTGTCGTGCATCTGATTGATCGCGATGCCACGATTTATGCTCGCGGGCGTGCAGCCTCTGATGGTTCTTTTCAGCTTTCGGGACATATTCCAAAAGGTTTTTATCTGATCAAAGTCATCGATCGCAGATTCAAAGGCGAGTTGCCAGTTCATTTGAACGGGATCGAGCTAAAAAATCTCACGGTTCCCGTTCAAACTGTCATTCGCTAAAACGCGCGTTTTAGCGGCGCGCTGAGGGCGGAAGTTCTCCGGGCCCATAGATTATGCCCTGGAAGTTTTTGCACAAGTAGACGTAGAATGTGCGCGCGTGAATGCCATGACGGAAGGTCATCAGCTTATCGCGGTTGCAGCTGTCGAACTTTGCGTACTCTAACGGATCGCGGTCGTACTTTTCAGTAGTCACAACAATCGCGTCTTGGCCTTCCATGTTTTTCATTTCTTCCACAGACTGCATCACCGTGTAATTGCTGACTGTTGAATTCAACATGTAGATCTTTTCTTTCGAGCCCCAAGTGGTCTGCGCTGTCGTTTCGTAACGAAGAGCGGCCAGGAACGGACGATGTCCTGATTCGGCATGAATTTCGCGCTGACGGCGGTTGATGAAGCGACCTAGGTCTTCCCATCCCGTAAACTCGTTCGAGAAATCGTAAGTGGTCTGCCATTCTGCTTTTGGAGCAAAGAAGTGGAACGCTTTCGGTACCCATGGATAGGCGAATGGAGTGTAGGCGATCAGCGCCAACGGAATAAAGAATGCCAAGATTCCGTATGTGAAAACTTTGCTACGAGTTTTGATGATCTGTTTTTGACCCCACATAAGGCCTTGGGACCAGATAAAGCCGGCACCCATCAAAAGCAAAGTGTAGGCGGCTCCCGGCCAGTGCGGTTTGTAGTCAGCAAAGAACGGTTGCGGATAAAACACGGCGATCGATGGCACCGTCATGCAGAACAGAAATCTCCAGCGAGCTTCTGCGCGTTTGATGATGGAGTTGATAAAAGCCATCACGATCAGCACATACAAGAACGGCGTGCAGAATAAAAGTTGAGCCGCAAACCAGCCGCCCCAACGGCTTACTTTAAAGGTGTCGCCACTGTGACGATCATGGAATTGATAACGGAAACCCGGCCAGTCATGCAGATGATTCCACCAGAAAATCGGTGTACACAGAACAGTCGCAATTAAAAAGCCCACCCATGGCCATGGAGAAAGCAGGTCTTTGCGGCGATTTGGCGTCATCAGCAAATACAAACCAAAACCTGGTGCAATCAAAGCGATGATGAATTTGGAATTTAACCCCAAGCCCATGATCACGCCCAGCCACAGCCAAGTTTTTTTCGTGGACCAACGTTGACCATCCTCGCGCACGCCTTGCCAGAATACGTAAGCGGCAGCAACGAACGCTAAAGCGAATGGAGGCTCGGGAGAAGCTACATAACCACCAAAGCCCCAGAACGGGGACCATAGCATTACAAAGCCGACAAAGATCGCAGCCCAGTCATCGAAAAGATCGCGAGTGAGTTTGTACAAAAGAACGATGGTTGCAGTGAAGCAC contains these protein-coding regions:
- a CDS encoding DNA topoisomerase VI subunit B, which translates into the protein MSKITKSSTAEYFAKNLQQVGFSSPLKAVLTTLKEAVDNSLDACESSGILPDLLVEISKVGSGSTKNTDLIRIVVEDNGPGIEGEDLAKVYGEYLASSKFGRGQCSRGQQGIGISAATTWAQMTNARGVSVVSKTKKMRKAISAQVDVDIKSNTGLVKNKESMDWDREHGTRVEFILDGRIQLNGDGGILTYIEGTILVNPHMTITYKLNDADFVTVTRVSNEVPKVPEASLPHPHTFKLGEFITHSTLFGKTTLSKFLKTGFSRISDQSISDFVKKGLPKNLLEKPLTVLSEEDFKKVFQAVQNTDLMAPSTKSVLTVGEEALSKSITRLGEIDFFAVVTRKPTICDFKPVVVEVALARFKDRNQQNDSPVTLLRFANRVPLQFDKSGCAITWAIESVNWKTYGLGQPKDSLPLGPYIFAISIVSPFIKFKNASKETIDASEELVAEIRLALIQAGQKLSRHIKKEVKEADLERKLAHIEQFGPILVEGLARIINAPESRKKKAEEGLKKLLGRDSEEAIADLEAAESKLLAQKQREKKKGIDHGDEEEIDVISAEDIHEEAAQGTKKSTTKKAVGTQKATATTKKTTGKKA
- a CDS encoding DNA topoisomerase VI, whose translation is MAKLLSVRELKIDIPKEARILADKMLKDLESSKRPVLEAVKTSLDNSLYNAKVGYLTPGDKVVRTELNVSSVQKLARVVFVLEILLGNLEIGSVNTKRELYYMCKGLIKGNSRLKPLDFDDQSESDSIIDFIGDMLEVYREELNCFANDRGGQTYSQQLVVTETLNDGDKAVVDLSTLGTSPFQPKNKPQALKLKAKKKIDFCLIVESEGTANTLVSMGFTKRNNCIVMGAQGVPSNGVRGWSKLIQDELDVPMYFFGDLDAYTMQNIFRTLKAGSAASLIRNSHFSAPNVRFLGVLPEDVKKYDLPHYKVKESDPAEARALKKAKDALENDPFFLDKKNKSLADILRWLIKEKIRCEQQSFFSVDPKDPIKTEKLILEKIKRGSYV
- a CDS encoding NADAR family protein → MFRTLIACLMLGSQIACAHQSQDLAKTPPVPYEGEILDFYSTKNPYGEFSNFAEYPVFVDGEWWKTSEHYYQAHKYEKPELIKWVQDAETPMEAAKRGRDGTVPKRADWDQRKDEFMEKAVQDKFTRHEELKVLLLSTGEARLYEHTKNDCYWGDCGDRTGKNKLGLLLERIREELKIR
- a CDS encoding carboxypeptidase-like regulatory domain-containing protein is translated as MKLKIYFLLGLFLMLGACASNQEKQELKNPLEVLNGKTYNAREDSELGGVPVTGTKNKVTRIHGVILQGEGVTATPVKFISVRLLDDDGVTIANATSDIKGAFVLSGIFFNGHYVVEITSKKFKGATRVYVNRYEQEITIQATPVK
- a CDS encoding glycosyltransferase family 39 protein, with translation MIAEYWKQRSTQQKVLILFILTLFFRAFFSLSIGLIDDEAYHWSWAKDLQLSYFDHPGMIAWLEAITTSLFGDNQLGVRLPGFLCFTATIVLLYKLTRDLFDDWAAIFVGFVMLWSPFWGFGGYVASPEPPFALAFVAAAYVFWQGVREDGQRWSTKKTWLWLGVIMGLGLNSKFIIALIAPGFGLYLLMTPNRRKDLLSPWPWVGFLIATVLCTPIFWWNHLHDWPGFRYQFHDRHSGDTFKVSRWGGWFAAQLLFCTPFLYVLIVMAFINSIIKRAEARWRFLFCMTVPSIAVFYPQPFFADYKPHWPGAAYTLLLMGAGFIWSQGLMWGQKQIIKTRSKVFTYGILAFFIPLALIAYTPFAYPWVPKAFHFFAPKAEWQTTYDFSNEFTGWEDLGRFINRRQREIHAESGHRPFLAALRYETTAQTTWGSKEKIYMLNSTVSNYTVMQSVEEMKNMEGQDAIVVTTEKYDRDPLEYAKFDSCNRDKLMTFRHGIHARTFYVYLCKNFQGIIYGPGELPPSARR